In the Leifsonia sp. 466MF genome, one interval contains:
- a CDS encoding acyl-CoA dehydrogenase family protein: MTMQMTRPTGPAAGAAGADDTDVAGFQLTDEQRRLRDEVRDFADTVVAPAAYEYDTKRSLPYDIIAEMGRMGLFGLPFPVEYGGQGKDYLSLCLAVEQLGRVDQSIGVTLEAGVGLGAMPIFRSGTEEQKQQWLPMLARGQALAGFGLTEAEAGSDASGTKTTAELRDGEWVINGTKQFITNSGSDITRLVTITAVTGEERRADGSMKKELSAIIVPTGTPGFVAEPVYDKVGWHTSDTHPLTLTDVRVPEANLLGERGRGYANFVATLDEGRVAFAALCTGAAQGCLEEAIRYAKSRNVFGRPIGSNQYIAFKIARMQARVHTARLAYYDACFKLMAGKPFKMEASVAKLVSSEAAMDNARDATQIFGGYGFLNENPVARHYRDSKILEIGEGTSEVQLMVISRALGFSA, encoded by the coding sequence ATGACCATGCAGATGACCCGCCCCACCGGCCCCGCGGCCGGAGCCGCCGGAGCCGACGACACCGATGTCGCCGGCTTCCAGCTCACCGACGAGCAGCGCCGCCTCCGCGACGAGGTCCGCGACTTCGCCGACACGGTCGTCGCGCCCGCCGCCTACGAGTACGACACCAAGCGCAGCCTCCCGTACGACATCATCGCCGAGATGGGCCGGATGGGCCTGTTCGGTCTCCCGTTCCCGGTCGAATACGGCGGGCAGGGCAAGGACTACCTCTCCCTCTGCCTCGCCGTGGAGCAGCTGGGACGCGTCGACCAGTCGATCGGCGTCACCCTGGAGGCCGGTGTCGGGCTGGGCGCCATGCCGATCTTCCGCAGCGGCACCGAGGAGCAGAAGCAGCAGTGGCTGCCGATGCTCGCCCGCGGCCAGGCGCTCGCCGGTTTCGGGCTCACCGAGGCCGAGGCGGGCTCCGACGCGTCCGGCACGAAGACCACGGCCGAGCTGCGCGACGGCGAGTGGGTGATCAACGGCACCAAGCAGTTCATCACCAACTCCGGCTCGGACATCACGCGGCTGGTCACCATCACGGCGGTCACCGGTGAGGAGCGGCGCGCGGACGGATCGATGAAGAAGGAGCTGTCGGCGATCATCGTCCCGACCGGCACCCCCGGCTTCGTCGCGGAGCCCGTGTACGACAAGGTCGGCTGGCACACCTCGGACACGCATCCGTTGACCCTCACCGACGTGCGCGTCCCCGAGGCGAACCTGCTGGGGGAGCGCGGCCGCGGCTACGCGAACTTCGTGGCGACCCTCGACGAGGGCCGGGTGGCGTTCGCCGCGCTCTGCACGGGTGCCGCGCAGGGCTGCCTGGAGGAGGCCATCCGCTACGCCAAGAGCCGGAACGTGTTCGGACGGCCGATCGGATCCAACCAGTACATCGCCTTCAAGATCGCGCGGATGCAGGCTCGGGTCCACACCGCCCGGCTCGCCTACTACGACGCCTGCTTCAAGCTGATGGCCGGCAAGCCGTTCAAGATGGAGGCCTCCGTCGCCAAGCTGGTCTCCAGCGAGGCCGCGATGGACAACGCCCGCGACGCCACGCAGATCTTCGGCGGCTACGGCTTCCTCAACGAGAACCCGGTCGCGCGGCACTACCGCGACTCGAAGATCCTGGAGATCGGCGAGGGCACGAGCGAGGTCCAGCTGATGGTGATCTCGCGCGCCCTGGGCTTCTCCGCCTAA